From a single bacterium genomic region:
- the mtgA gene encoding monofunctional biosynthetic peptidoglycan transglycosylase, with protein MKALRIFILLLLGILFFVIVVYPFTFNVSQYRTQNPRITAMMRYRVRQWEKKGKKLTISYRFVPLSKISPYLIKAVLIAEDDKFYQHEGFDLEGLKKALEKDLKKKKFKYGGSTISQQLAKNLFLSPRKSLIRKFQEAVLTIRIEKILTKKRILELYLNIAEWGPGIFGAEASANYYFGKSANDLTPWESALLAAVLPRPLKCSPSNPSPYIQKRAEKILYIMKKRGIISEEYSQVEREAEEIKKSPQQDSMFNADSSFDQNSITLTDSIKQEE; from the coding sequence ATGAAAGCTTTAAGGATCTTTATTCTACTTCTTCTTGGAATTTTATTCTTCGTGATCGTAGTATACCCATTTACCTTTAACGTTTCGCAATACAGAACCCAAAATCCTCGAATAACTGCCATGATGAGATACAGAGTAAGGCAATGGGAGAAAAAAGGCAAAAAACTAACAATAAGCTATCGATTCGTGCCCTTAAGCAAGATTTCTCCGTATCTAATTAAGGCTGTTCTGATAGCAGAAGATGACAAATTTTATCAGCACGAAGGTTTTGACCTTGAGGGCCTTAAAAAGGCACTGGAAAAGGATTTGAAAAAGAAGAAATTTAAGTATGGAGGCAGCACTATAAGCCAGCAGCTGGCGAAAAATCTTTTTTTATCACCAAGAAAAAGCTTAATAAGAAAGTTTCAAGAAGCGGTTCTTACTATCAGGATAGAAAAAATACTAACAAAGAAAAGAATCCTTGAACTTTATCTCAATATTGCAGAATGGGGGCCAGGGATTTTCGGCGCTGAGGCTTCAGCAAACTACTATTTTGGAAAATCAGCTAATGATTTGACCCCATGGGAATCGGCACTTCTTGCAGCGGTATTGCCACGCCCCTTAAAGTGCTCCCCCTCAAATCCTTCCCCGTATATCCAGAAAAGGGCAGAGAAGATTCTTTACATAATGAAGAAAAGAGGCATCATTTCTGAAGAATATTCACAAGTAGAAAGGGAAGCAGAGGAAATAAAAAAGAGCCCTCAACAAGATTCCATGTTCAATGCAGATTCAAGCTTTGACCAAAACTCCATCACCCTTACCGATTCCATAAAGCAGGAAGAATGA
- a CDS encoding AAA family ATPase: MRLDKFTEGAQEALMRAQEALVNFKHNQLDVEHIFYGLLEEEGGVVWEIFEKLNVHPVLVKEKLKEALLRVPQMEWSGSRPVQIYITPRAQEVLQQAFEEAEKLKDEYVAQEHLLLAIENSGGGPSARILKEFGIDREKIYKALYEIRGGQRVTEPTAESKYNALAKYTVDITKLAEQGKLDPVIGRDAEIERVIQIILRKTKNNPVLIGEPGVGKTAIVYGLAQRIVQKKVPDFLKDKRILMLDMGALLAGSKFRGEFEERLKAVIDEVKRQKDKYILFIDELHTIVGAGAAEGAIDAANLLKPGLASGELRVIGATTLDEYRERIEKDGALERRFQQVFVKEPSVEETIEILKGLRERFEEHHKVKILDSAIVAAAKLADRYIQGRKLPDKAIDLLDEACSMLRIKLSEMPEDLKSLESRIRSLKDQANLLSQFGKTSEVERITEELAKLESDYDERKRKWLEERGIDDAVDDNDIAIVVSKWTGIPAVRLLEDEAKRLLYLEEELKKKVKGQDYAIKVVAQAIRRSRAGLGPKNRPIGVFMFLGPTGVGKTHLARQLAWLLFNDEDALLRIDMSEYMEKHAASRLIGAPPGYIGFEKGGQLTEAVRRRPYQVILFDEIEKAHPDVFNIMLQIFDAGRLTDSQGHVVDFKNTIIIMTSNIQYQFRDAPQIGFIKSDEEIKHYHQNQVNKIMPELLKYFKIEFLNRIDEFVFFNPLGPDEVREIVELQLSEVKESLAENNIEIEWTKSLVDFLAETGYNPELGARPLRRTIQMYVETPMADRILAGEIKPGDKVLIDFDNEVKFVKK; encoded by the coding sequence ATGAGACTGGACAAGTTTACAGAAGGTGCACAGGAAGCGTTGATGAGGGCTCAGGAAGCTCTCGTGAATTTTAAACATAATCAGCTTGATGTTGAACATATTTTTTACGGGCTTCTTGAAGAGGAAGGCGGGGTCGTCTGGGAAATTTTTGAGAAGTTGAATGTCCATCCAGTTCTGGTAAAAGAAAAACTAAAGGAAGCGCTCTTAAGGGTTCCTCAGATGGAGTGGAGTGGGTCTCGCCCTGTTCAGATTTACATTACTCCGAGGGCTCAAGAGGTTTTACAGCAGGCCTTCGAAGAAGCGGAAAAATTGAAGGATGAATATGTTGCTCAGGAACATTTACTTTTGGCTATTGAAAATTCTGGGGGTGGACCTTCCGCAAGAATTTTGAAGGAGTTCGGGATAGACAGGGAAAAGATCTACAAAGCACTTTACGAAATAAGAGGTGGTCAGCGGGTTACAGAACCTACAGCAGAAAGTAAGTATAATGCCCTTGCCAAATATACTGTTGATATAACAAAACTTGCAGAGCAGGGTAAACTTGACCCGGTAATTGGAAGAGATGCTGAAATAGAAAGGGTTATACAAATTATTTTGAGAAAGACCAAAAATAACCCTGTTCTCATTGGGGAACCAGGGGTTGGGAAAACTGCCATTGTTTACGGCCTTGCCCAGAGGATTGTCCAGAAAAAAGTTCCTGATTTCCTGAAAGATAAAAGGATCTTGATGTTGGATATGGGAGCACTTCTGGCGGGTTCAAAGTTTAGGGGAGAGTTTGAGGAGCGGCTCAAGGCAGTAATTGATGAAGTAAAAAGACAAAAAGATAAATACATTCTTTTCATAGATGAATTACATACGATAGTAGGTGCTGGTGCTGCAGAGGGTGCTATTGATGCAGCAAATCTTTTAAAGCCGGGCCTCGCTTCTGGTGAGCTCAGGGTCATTGGAGCTACTACCCTTGACGAATATCGCGAAAGAATCGAAAAAGATGGCGCACTTGAGAGGAGATTTCAGCAGGTTTTCGTTAAAGAGCCGAGTGTGGAGGAGACCATTGAAATATTGAAAGGATTGAGGGAGAGATTTGAAGAACACCACAAGGTCAAGATTTTAGATTCTGCTATTGTTGCTGCTGCTAAACTTGCCGATAGGTACATACAAGGCAGAAAGCTTCCGGATAAGGCCATAGATTTGTTAGACGAAGCCTGTTCCATGTTGCGAATAAAACTCTCCGAAATGCCCGAAGATCTAAAAAGTCTGGAAAGCAGGATCAGATCTTTAAAAGACCAGGCAAACTTGCTGAGTCAGTTTGGAAAAACGAGCGAAGTAGAAAGAATAACGGAAGAACTCGCTAAGCTGGAAAGCGATTATGATGAGCGCAAGAGAAAATGGCTTGAAGAAAGGGGTATTGATGATGCGGTTGATGACAATGACATTGCTATAGTGGTTTCCAAATGGACCGGTATACCAGCCGTTAGGTTATTGGAAGATGAAGCGAAAAGGCTTCTTTACCTTGAAGAGGAACTTAAAAAGAAGGTTAAAGGCCAGGATTATGCGATTAAGGTTGTGGCTCAGGCAATCAGGCGTTCCAGAGCAGGTTTAGGTCCTAAAAACAGGCCGATTGGAGTTTTTATGTTCCTTGGCCCTACGGGGGTGGGTAAGACCCACCTGGCGAGACAGCTTGCCTGGCTCCTTTTTAACGATGAGGACGCACTTTTAAGAATTGATATGTCCGAATATATGGAAAAGCACGCTGCTTCAAGGTTAATTGGAGCTCCTCCCGGGTATATAGGATTTGAGAAGGGTGGTCAATTAACAGAGGCAGTGAGAAGACGTCCTTACCAGGTTATACTGTTTGATGAAATTGAAAAAGCACACCCTGATGTGTTTAATATTATGCTTCAGATTTTTGATGCGGGAAGGTTGACAGATTCACAGGGCCACGTGGTTGATTTCAAAAATACGATAATAATTATGACTTCCAACATTCAATACCAGTTTAGAGATGCGCCTCAAATTGGTTTCATTAAAAGCGATGAAGAAATCAAGCATTATCACCAGAATCAGGTAAACAAAATTATGCCTGAACTATTGAAGTACTTCAAGATCGAGTTTTTAAACAGAATTGATGAGTTTGTATTCTTTAATCCTCTTGGTCCGGATGAAGTAAGAGAGATTGTTGAACTTCAGCTTTCTGAGGTTAAAGAAAGTCTTGCGGAAAATAACATTGAAATTGAGTGGACGAAAAGCCTTGTGGACTTCCTGGCTGAAACGGGTTATAATCCAGAACTTGGAGCAAGGCCTTTAAGAAGGACAATTCAGATGTATGTAGAGACTCCTATGGCTGACAGGATACTTGCTGGTGAGATAAAGCCTGGTGATAAAGTGCTCATTGACTTTGACAATGAAGTTAAGTTTGTTAAGAAATAG
- a CDS encoding MATE family efflux transporter, giving the protein MTSRFEKIREDILTQDPLKLMWKLSFPLVILNFVHLIYNLTDTFWLGKLGRTAVSSPTLSWPVFGTIMSLGMGFGIAGFAFISQYQGSGEFIKAQKAMGNLFTLFLMFSILAGTTGFILTPSILKAMKIPPDTFDNTAIYLRIMFASIPFSFLGFAFSFALRALGDTRTPTFINIFGMILNVILDPILIYGLWFFPKMGVLGAALATAISNFLSSILALRLIQTGKMGLKIHLSDLKPDLKLTMNIITKGLPASIGQSLNSLGFVFLVSIISKFGSVAVAAYSIGDRVIQVIFTISDALNQALGSILGQNLGIKNFSRVKDAIKKAVLLNAGVISFFAIFIYLGRVELISVFIKDPQVILEGKNYIEKFIVAMPFFGIFGVFSSLAMVSGRTTEGMALGLIRLWILRIPMAYYMGKLYGTSGVWIGMNLSNIIACLMAYLWYLRGTWKKTLV; this is encoded by the coding sequence ATGACATCAAGATTTGAAAAAATCAGGGAAGATATTTTGACGCAGGACCCACTGAAATTGATGTGGAAACTTTCCTTTCCTCTTGTTATTTTAAATTTTGTCCATTTAATTTATAACCTGACCGATACTTTCTGGCTTGGAAAATTAGGGAGAACCGCCGTCTCATCTCCAACGCTATCTTGGCCAGTTTTCGGAACGATTATGAGTCTTGGAATGGGGTTTGGAATCGCCGGCTTTGCTTTCATTTCACAATATCAGGGCAGTGGAGAATTCATCAAAGCCCAAAAAGCTATGGGAAACCTCTTTACCCTTTTTCTAATGTTTTCAATTTTAGCTGGCACCACCGGTTTTATCTTAACTCCATCAATTCTGAAGGCAATGAAGATTCCACCTGACACTTTTGATAACACCGCTATTTACTTGAGGATAATGTTCGCAAGCATTCCCTTCTCCTTTCTCGGTTTTGCTTTCTCTTTTGCCCTAAGAGCTCTTGGAGATACTCGAACCCCCACCTTCATCAACATCTTTGGAATGATACTTAACGTAATACTTGACCCCATACTCATTTACGGGTTATGGTTCTTCCCTAAAATGGGAGTATTAGGAGCCGCTCTTGCTACAGCAATATCAAACTTTCTCTCATCCATTCTTGCCCTAAGACTAATCCAGACAGGAAAAATGGGGCTTAAAATACACTTAAGTGACCTAAAACCGGACCTAAAACTCACTATGAATATTATAACAAAAGGTTTACCAGCAAGCATTGGGCAGTCCCTAAACTCCCTCGGATTCGTGTTTTTAGTTAGTATAATATCAAAATTTGGCTCAGTTGCTGTAGCCGCCTATAGTATTGGAGATAGGGTTATACAAGTCATCTTCACCATATCAGATGCCCTCAATCAAGCCCTCGGTTCCATTCTCGGCCAGAATCTGGGAATTAAAAATTTTAGCAGGGTAAAGGATGCAATAAAAAAGGCAGTCTTACTTAACGCAGGTGTGATAAGTTTTTTTGCAATTTTTATTTATTTAGGAAGGGTGGAATTAATCTCAGTCTTCATAAAAGACCCTCAAGTCATCCTTGAAGGTAAAAACTACATTGAAAAATTCATAGTTGCGATGCCATTTTTTGGAATTTTCGGCGTATTTTCCAGCCTTGCTATGGTTTCAGGAAGAACAACAGAGGGAATGGCTCTTGGCCTAATAAGATTGTGGATATTAAGAATTCCGATGGCTTATTATATGGGAAAACTGTATGGAACCAGTGGCGTTTGGATAGGAATGAATTTGAGCAACATAATTGCCTGTTTAATGGCTTACCTGTGGTATCTTAGAGGGACCTGGAAAAAGACCCTTGTCTGA
- a CDS encoding DUF6512 family protein, giving the protein MRVPFKVLLFLLLFSVLHFGYDITHLPFLKPFCGVNESVFQHLKMVFWAYLLSNIVEYLLVKKRLSEGKDSFWYSRLFITVQLPWFIVLVWYLLPSILGRMTNTLVEVGWAVASSYVSALFGVVIERNIEKVKFNLAFKVVTGVLFIVSAFFYIWCTYHLPYIDLFIDPELLPK; this is encoded by the coding sequence ATGAGAGTACCGTTTAAGGTTTTATTGTTTTTGCTTCTTTTCTCGGTGCTTCATTTTGGCTACGATATTACACATCTTCCTTTTCTAAAACCCTTCTGTGGGGTAAATGAATCTGTTTTCCAGCACTTGAAAATGGTGTTCTGGGCTTATTTACTCTCTAATATCGTTGAATATCTACTTGTTAAAAAGAGGTTGAGTGAAGGAAAAGACTCTTTTTGGTATTCGAGGCTTTTCATCACGGTTCAGTTACCTTGGTTTATTGTACTTGTTTGGTATCTTCTACCTTCCATATTAGGAAGGATGACAAACACATTAGTTGAGGTAGGCTGGGCAGTTGCATCGTCCTATGTATCTGCCCTTTTTGGAGTAGTGATAGAAAGAAATATAGAAAAAGTCAAGTTTAACTTAGCCTTTAAGGTTGTAACGGGTGTTTTGTTTATTGTTTCGGCCTTCTTTTACATCTGGTGCACTTACCATCTTCCATACATTGACCTATTTATCGATCCTGAACTACTTCCAAAATGA
- a CDS encoding saccharopine dehydrogenase C-terminal domain-containing protein, with protein MILLLGAGRQGYITLETLLELGFKEVLVVEKDLTNAKRAKKLGVEVVEAGVGEINLESYLNRVVLVVNCLPARFGFKVFEHVVNKGVNIVDITYMEENPLTLDKVAKKNGVSAFVDAGFAPGISNFLVGYGLMRWGPVEKITIKVGGIPAHPLPPFNYRITWSFEDLIEEYTRPARIKRQGKVVTLPALSGLETDIYSGIGALEAFYTDGLRTLLETIDVKDMEEKTLRYPGHAEIFRVLRDIGLFNKNESIYGHFKDWLCRKLTEGDEEDVAILRVEFYKEHIKKGFEIIHYYNKGRKRTAMSELTGIPPAIVVKMFLNKSINLKGVLPLERLGMDEKIAEEFLRMLSQFCISVKEF; from the coding sequence ATGATTCTACTTCTCGGTGCTGGAAGGCAGGGTTATATTACCCTTGAAACTTTATTAGAACTTGGTTTTAAAGAAGTTCTTGTTGTGGAGAAAGATCTCACTAATGCTAAAAGAGCTAAAAAACTCGGAGTAGAGGTCGTAGAGGCGGGAGTGGGTGAGATCAACTTAGAAAGTTACCTTAATAGGGTTGTTCTGGTTGTCAATTGTCTTCCTGCAAGGTTTGGTTTTAAAGTTTTTGAACATGTAGTTAATAAAGGCGTTAATATTGTTGACATCACTTATATGGAAGAAAACCCCTTAACATTAGATAAAGTTGCTAAGAAGAATGGAGTTTCAGCCTTTGTGGATGCAGGTTTTGCACCGGGGATTTCCAACTTTCTTGTTGGGTATGGGCTGATGAGATGGGGGCCGGTAGAGAAAATAACTATTAAGGTTGGAGGCATTCCCGCACATCCACTTCCGCCTTTTAATTATAGAATTACCTGGTCTTTTGAGGATTTAATCGAGGAATATACAAGACCTGCGAGGATAAAGAGGCAAGGAAAAGTAGTAACTTTGCCTGCCCTGAGCGGATTGGAAACCGATATTTACAGCGGTATTGGCGCCTTGGAGGCTTTTTATACCGATGGACTCAGGACACTTTTGGAGACAATCGATGTAAAAGACATGGAAGAAAAGACCTTAAGATACCCTGGACACGCAGAAATTTTCAGAGTGTTAAGAGATATTGGCCTTTTTAACAAAAATGAGTCTATTTACGGACATTTCAAGGATTGGCTTTGTAGAAAGCTAACGGAAGGCGACGAGGAGGACGTTGCCATCCTGAGGGTTGAGTTTTATAAGGAGCACATAAAGAAGGGCTTTGAGATAATTCACTACTATAACAAGGGAAGAAAAAGAACCGCAATGAGCGAGCTTACTGGAATTCCTCCCGCTATAGTTGTAAAGATGTTTCTTAATAAATCTATTAACCTAAAGGGTGTTTTGCCTCTGGAAAGGCTGGGTATGGATGAAAAAATTGCTGAGGAATTTTTAAGGATGCTTTCTCAGTTTTGTATCAGTGTAAAGGAGTTTTAG
- a CDS encoding transcriptional regulator — protein MNPIIHEPVRLRVMVALAKHSKLSFKELLEIVSTTEGNLSRHLTKLEEAGYVDIRKFFEGKKPRTVIEITESGRKALEDYIQELEKILKSMQE, from the coding sequence ATGAACCCGATCATCCACGAGCCAGTCCGCCTGAGGGTAATGGTAGCCCTTGCGAAGCATAGCAAACTCTCTTTTAAAGAGCTTCTTGAGATTGTCTCAACCACGGAAGGGAACCTTTCCAGGCACCTTACCAAACTGGAAGAGGCAGGCTATGTGGATATTAGGAAGTTTTTCGAGGGGAAAAAGCCCAGGACAGTTATAGAGATAACTGAATCGGGGAGGAAAGCGCTGGAAGATTACATTCAGGAACTGGAGAAAATTTTAAAGAGCATGCAGGAATAA
- a CDS encoding NAD+ synthase — translation MDLNIEIYLKEEELKLFKEIIVNSIKSRLESVKASIGIVALSGGVDSSLVAVLSKEAIGDKLLCLIMPEENISPREDIEHALELVKKFDINYRIININGAVDWFKKRFDEIDFKSKNERLAIANVKPRVRMVLNYLYANALNGLVIGTSNKTELLLGYGTKYGDIAVDFYPIGDLYKTQVWQLADYVGIPTEIVRKKPSAGLWVGQTDEEELGHTYFEIDRVLYCLVELELSVRETSKILNISEEAVNDVYRRVVASEHKRKIPIITRLSRMCLDKDWKYPVDRH, via the coding sequence ATGGATTTGAATATTGAGATTTACTTGAAAGAAGAGGAGTTAAAACTTTTTAAAGAGATAATTGTAAATTCCATAAAGAGCAGATTGGAAAGTGTAAAGGCATCCATTGGCATAGTAGCTCTCTCGGGTGGCGTTGACTCCTCGCTCGTGGCTGTTTTAAGTAAGGAAGCCATTGGAGACAAACTCCTTTGTCTCATTATGCCCGAAGAAAACATCTCACCACGCGAAGATATCGAACACGCATTAGAACTTGTTAAAAAATTCGATATAAATTATAGGATAATAAACATAAATGGTGCTGTAGATTGGTTCAAAAAACGCTTCGACGAGATTGATTTCAAAAGTAAAAACGAGAGGCTGGCAATAGCCAACGTTAAGCCAAGAGTGAGAATGGTTTTAAACTACCTCTATGCCAACGCGCTAAATGGTTTAGTAATAGGTACATCTAATAAAACAGAGTTACTCTTGGGTTATGGAACAAAATACGGAGACATCGCTGTAGATTTTTACCCTATTGGCGATCTTTACAAAACCCAGGTATGGCAACTGGCGGATTACGTAGGTATACCAACGGAAATTGTGAGAAAAAAACCGTCCGCGGGCCTCTGGGTTGGACAGACAGACGAAGAAGAGCTGGGTCACACTTATTTCGAAATTGATAGGGTTCTATACTGCCTCGTAGAGCTTGAGCTCTCCGTGAGAGAAACCAGCAAAATTCTGAATATTTCCGAAGAAGCGGTAAACGATGTCTATCGGAGGGTTGTTGCTTCTGAGCATAAGCGAAAAATACCAATAATTACACGACTTTCTCGAATGTGCTTAGATAAGGACTGGAAGTACCCGGTGGACAGACATTAA